A genomic segment from Montipora foliosa isolate CH-2021 chromosome 9, ASM3666993v2, whole genome shotgun sequence encodes:
- the LOC137970296 gene encoding uncharacterized protein: MPHLKVNVNGKRYTISGLTRRTCSKQILCALAKVDTELRASTAFTEKVNSETDLNDSPNENRGERTEQAAHKTRRRSKGEDKLNNCDGREGKTKYGKEHTNREARSFKKTSGMDSKGSQTSNGMLETLRQDCRLATQHWERDVKLEVRPKTTCSDMSKNEDTKNIGNINAETQRETIAGGNPKDTDQDTGISELYSDSSFENNQLLKNSEKESATENSAGKNLSHALPLKAKCASTNTDPMETARNVTDEKEILLENYFIVAQLIGSEAARKSDDKGPSACIYVDSDSEELRAEIKRIESDLKLIETKIVEQNEMTKWLSTELMQDITSHENDIANGNSRETKRIDELEQDIKLSNQLYDYQKLEMLASSLELDRVESQIRRKRWHVESLLKELCRVRKNSPERCRHGKAMNYLREGTLV, from the coding sequence ATGCCCCATCTCAAAGTAAACGTCAATGGAAAACGGTACACAATCTCCGGACTGACACGTAGAACCTGTAGCAAACAGATACTTTGTGCCTTGGCAAAAGTTGATACAGAATTGCGGGCAAGTACAGCATTCACGGAGAAAGTAAATTCGGAAACGGACTTGAATGATTCGCCAAATGAAAATCGAGGCGAAAGAACGGAGCAAGCCGCTCATAAGACGAGACGAAGGTCCAAAGGAGAAGACAAACTAAACAACTGCGACGGAAGAGAAGGGAAAACAAAGTATGGAAAGGAACATACAAATAGAGAAGCTCGTTCATTTAAAAAGACTTCAGGGATGGACAGTAAGGGAAGTCAGACTTCTAATGGAATGCTTGAGACATTACGACAAGATTGTAGGCTCGCAACACAACATTGGGAACGTGATGTTAAACTTGAAGTTCGGCCTAAGACGACCTGTTCTGACATGTCCAAGAACGAAGATACGAAAAACATTGGGAATATAAATGCAGAAACTCAAAGAGAGACCATTGCCGGAGGTAACCCTAAAGATACTGATCAAGACACTGGAATAAGTGAGCTATATTCGGACAGCTCCTTCGAGAACAATCAACTATTGAAAAATAGCGAAAAGGAAAGTGCGACAGAGAACTCAGCAGGGAAAAATCTGAGCCACGCGTTGCCTTTGAAAGCAAAATGCGCGTCTACGAATACAGATCCCATGGAAACAGCGCGGAATGTCACAGATGAAAAGGAAATTTTGTTGGAAAATTACTTCATAGTTGCTCAGCTTATTGGCAGCGAAGCGGCACGTAAAAGTGATGACAAAGGCCCAAGTGCGTGCATTTATGTCGATTCAGACTCCGAAGAATTAAGGGCAGAGATAAAAAGGATAGAAAGTGATTTAAAGTTGATAGAAACAAAAATTGTTGAACAGAATGAAATGACCAAGTGGCTTAGTACAGAATTGATGCAAGATATAACGAGCCACGAAAATGACATCGCAAACGGCAATAGTCGCGAGACTAAACGTATTGATGAACTTGAACAGGACATTAAATTAAGCAATCAACTATACGATTATCAGAAACTAGAGATGCTAGCTAGCTCTTTAGAACTCGACAGAGTTGAATCACAAATAAGGAGGAAGCGATGGCATGTGGAGTCATTGCTCAAAGAACTTTGCAGGGTGAGGAAAAATTCGCCTGAGAGGTGTAGGCACGGTAAAGCAATGAACTACCTGCGAGAGGGAACTCTGGTATGA